From the Sardina pilchardus chromosome 11, fSarPil1.1, whole genome shotgun sequence genome, the window caaacaaaaaaataaaaacagtagtTAAGGGTTCCTGTGATGTTGTGTCGAGCGGAACGGATGGCAGGAGAGGCATTTTGTAGCAATCCTACAGCCGTGTTCACAAATAGACATGGAGCAGACTGCCGGAAATTGTCTGAACACAGATCAAGAACGGCATGGCTCAGGTCCCACAGAACTTATAAAGAAAATGGTggagtgggggtgtgtgtgtgggggggggggcaggggtgggaTGGGAGGCTTGATTTGTGGCTTCAGCTACAATCCCTCAGACATTCCCAGACGGACATAAAGCACATAGGAAAAGGCTTGAGTGCAATTTAAAGTTGATTTCCTGACATGTCATTCTATGCTACGATAAGCGCTCACGCTCTTCTGGCTCTTGGACAGGCACTTCTCATAGACAGAATGTCCTAGAatctcaaaacaacaacacaaacactcacttgtgtgaacgcagcacagcacaaactGAATAACAACAACACTGGGATGGTACAGCCTAGAGTGGACGACTGAAAACTTCCATCTGTTAATCCATAGGAGTGGTCATTTCCCCTCTTGGCTTTCTAAATGGAGTGCTTTAATCATAGCATCATAACAGCATAAACTTAATATAATCAACCTAAACTTTATAAATATACCAATTATTGTCCTGGATGGCTTATCACAGAGgcataattcatgaatgtttatCATTCAGAAATTATTCTGATCAATATAAGTGTGTAGTGTTAACCATGCAACACATAATTAAACATGTATCATTAATCCACCAAGATTGCAAGTATGAGTGGATGaatgagatttaaaaaaaaagctgctaACGGAGCCCAAACAAGTCCAGAGATATTttctgttctctttttctcgttctctttctctttctcttctataattccctttcttccttctctgttGTGGAAGCTTTCAGAatgacaactacaacaacaacaacagattcCAGTTCATCAGAACAGTTTACAGAAGCTGCAGTTTATTGAGACAGTATAGCTTGCAGTTGCAGCAACTTATTGACCATAGAGGATATTAAACATCCTTTTTTCCAGTTTGCAGAGAAATACcgaaacagaacaaaacacagaTCCTCCTGGTTCACCACATAAAGAGGAAGCAGCAGATCTTAAGTCCCCTCAATCAcagctcgttctctctctctctctctctatcggcCCCGGCCTAGACTGACATGGGCCAGCATCTCCTCCTGCCGCTGGGGAGCAGCCCCAGACGCAAAGATTAACTGATACGGCGCAGAGAAAGGCATTCCATTACCATGACAGCCGTCTTATCACGTCCATTAGTAAAGCTATCCAGATCATCCATCATAGCCCCTTTAGTTCAGCACCATACAAAAATGCCCCTTCCAAACCACCCCCCAAAAATGAGCATTCACTGCTGAGGAGCTTCACTCTTGGCCCGGGGCAATaaatggcatctctctctctcccattgaGGAGTTTAATGGGGACACAAATTATTCCGATAGAGGGATCCAACTGCGCGTCACTCAGCAGGGCAATCAGCACTTATCTCCTATCTCTGCTGTTTTTCCACATGAGCTCAGCtattgctcgctctctctctctctctctctctctctctctctctctctctctctctctctctctctttctctctctccctctctctctctctcctttgctgaATATCAGGGAGGTCACAGAGGCTAAGTGAGTCTAAAATTCACAAATGGCCAATTTTTAATTGGAAGGATGTGAAGTGCAGTTTTTGTTCATGCtcatgagtgtgttttgtgtttatcaGGAGAGCCCATCTCCAACACTGTGAGCAGACTGAACAGCATACGGCAGCACACTAGAGCACCCTTTCTGTGTGCAATAAACATTCATCATAATTCTTAAAAGCCATTGAGGCTGTTTAAACTATTTTCAAAAAAACTGTTCAGGCAGGCCTCAAAGAACTGTTATGATTACTGAAAAACTCTTCCCTAGAGTCGTGCCTTGTCACACAGTCCATTAGTCAGTGATCTAAAATTCATCTCCATTGCCCTCTTGTGGCGCAAACTGTAAACACACTGGCATAATTGTTCAACTTTAAAGTCCCTGTTAAATCACGGGGGTGGCAGCCTGCAACGCGCTCCTCCATGTTAGACTGTCCCCATCGTATCCACTGTGGGGAGAGTAAACAGGCAGCCCCTGCTTGTGTTAGTAAGCCGACTCAGAGAGCAGGGGGCACATTACGGGCCCGCCGCCGCTGTTCCACGTGTTTGAGGCCTAATGGGGCGCAGGCCTCCTGCTAATGGCACCCCTGCATGCAATCCACACCCTGGCCCATTAGCCAGCTCTGCTCTGGAGGGGTCCTCAGGGGCAGGAAGAGACCCCTTATCGCCCACTTTCCCCCCTCCAGgagagaatgcacacacacacacacacacacacacacacacacacacacacacactctcacacacacacacacacacacacacactctcacacacacaaacacacactaatttaaGATGTGCATCCCAAAAGACTATTTTGCACTACCACTATGTTATTTTTGGAAAAAAACCATTAAAAACCATACACTGTCGTAATGCATTTTCACACCATCACGGTTAAGTTTGCAACAGGCTAAATGTGCGAATTGCAAAGTACTTTTACACCGTAGAGTCCTTTCTTATCCAGTAACTGACCAATTAGCAGAGTGGCTACAGCAAACCATGACAAAAGAAATACCATTCTAgccgtaaaaaaaaatcaaacaactCAAGATTCCAGCCAAACCCAGAGGAGGTAGACAGACAGGAGCcagtgggatgggatgggatgtggCGGAGCAGGACACACTCACTGGGACACATGAGTGACCGGCAGCAGCAGGCTGTCTGCGTCCAGCTCCTGGTCATCAGGGTAGCTGCTGTTCCTCTGCAGCGGGGGAGGGGAGTGCACCTCCAGGAGCCCTGAGCTCTTcttcactgctcacacacacagcacagcacacacaggggACAATGACCAGACATGCAGATGTTCGAGTTCATTACTTTGCTTTCAAATAATTTAAAATTATTCATAACAAGCACCATTACATTCTATAAAACCTGTATAATTTCAACATATTTGTTTCAACATATAATTTCTATTTATCATaaaaatgatatactgtatataaagtaTTAAATATAgaattgaaaataaattaaaaataaatatgggGGCTtaattgtattattttattttattttatttactagTTGATTAACCAGTTTACTAGCCCTTAAACTgtttagaaaataaaaaataaaaaaaagaaaatttgCATATCTGAAATGTCAGGGTGGTGCAACCACATTCATAGAATGTTTATTTTGAAAGTCGGTGGCACAACCGCATCGTCTTCGTACAACCAGGTAAAATACTAATTTAAACCAAGAGTTATATGAAAATGTGTTGCACCTGATTAGTCTATTAAACaatatacttttttttcatttgtaaagtatttattaacattttaaatgtaaagTTGGATATTGGAAAACCAAAAAACCCGCCCTCTACAGTATTCATTAGCTAATTTTGATACCAAGGTCaactacaaaaaaaacatgtttttaaaaGCCTTATTTGTCaatgacacaaatacacacacacacacacacacacacacacacacatggttacacacagacatgcgcacatacacacacacacaaccaaaggCACATCTGAGCAAACTAGTGTGTGTTGCATTACTGTAGGTGGGCTGGCTCCGTACCTGGGGGTGGGGAGAATTGGAAAGAGGAAATGGAGGTCCAGGATGACTGACGGTCTGAGAGGATGGAGATAAAAGCACGCTGTTTTATCTGTTAAGACCACTGGCCCACTGACCCAGCACCACTGACCCCTTCAAACAACTTTAACAACTTCCTATTGAATTACAGCTTCCCATTTAACCAcacgtgaggaggaggaggaagaggaggaggagaaggaggaggaggagaaggaggaggaggaggaggagaaggaggagaaggatgaggaggaggaggaggaagaggaggagggggaggaggaggaggaggagaaggaggaggaggaggaggaagaggaggagggggaggaggaggaggaggaggaagaggaggagggggaggaggaggaggagggcatggCTACTAGCAGGGCTTCCTCTGGGCTTAACGGGTCTTGGGGCATTTTAAAAGCATCAATTATATAGTCACTCATTTTGGTTTGAAACGTTTGAAAAGTTATGCCCTCAGACTTCCTTGAACTACAtagcacagagcagcacaggGATTATATTAGCTTTCTGTAATCGGATttaccaaacaaaaacaacagcagcattATGTAGCATAAAACTCAAGCACATGATGACTGCCGACGAGTTAGTTCACATACTCCAGTTACAGGACACAAGGCACAAGACACAGAGTATGCGGACTGTCATAATGACCAAAAGAAGAGGGCTGTGACCACAGAGGGAAGCAAGGAGAAGGAAGCATGCAGCAGAAAACGCTAACAGCAGCTCACCCCATCTTCTCATAGTAGGAGTTTCCACTGAGCAAGGAACAAACCagcagagagaaataaagagggagagacatagagagagagagagagagagagagagagagagagagagagagagagagcaaatcatCAGCAAATGACAGAATAGACCATATCCCACAAGCATCACTGCAGCCAGTCTACATgcacaatatactgtaagacCATGCTAATGCCCAAGAGCAGGCAGGTATACTGTGTATGCAGAGCCAGAGACCTGGGCGCTCCTCTACCTGACTGCTGTGTGCTGTACACGTCACTGCCGTCTCTCCCGTCATCAAAGTCGTAGGTGATGCTGGGTACCGTGGGAGAGCTGGGGCTGTCCTTCTCCATGCTGCGCTGCTTCCTCTTAATCTTCACCTGCGGGCACAACAGCAGACCACTTAGTATCTTACAGCTCTGACTACTGTTTACACAGTAGGAATATTTGATATCTTGCATAAGGGCTTCAAATATTTTCACTGCACACTGTATAATATGCATTATGTAGAATACTGTAACGGAATGATTTGCTTTAAGTTTGGTCAATCAATTTGTCAGAACAGCATTTGCTGTTCTACTATGGCAGCACTGAAGAAAACGTGCTCTGTGTTTGGTGCTGAATAAGTACCGTTTTCTTGGGCTTTGGGCTGTAAATGGCAGAGCTGGGGAGAGCTGGCCTCCTCTTGACAAACATCTTATACATGGGAGAGTCATGGTTCAACACGGCAACACACCTCCAGGAAGACTGGAACAGCAACAGAGGCACAGACGAAAGATTCTCAGGAAGGCACTTTGTATGTCTGGGGGGAGGACAAACATGTCCGCCTGCATCTGCAATAAAGGCTGCAGAGCTGCTCTAACCTGGATGAGACAGGCAGCAGCTGGGATCTGCCTGTTGAAGTGCTTCTGCCGCTGCTTCTGTTGGACCTTCAAAGCGAACCCGGAGCCCAGGATCCCCTGCGGAAGCACAGCAACAGGCTGGCTagtcacacacaataacattcccacCATCATACGTTAGTCATTTATGATATGTCTAACAACCTCTCCTTCCTCACAGGGATAAGGAAGGGGGTGAAGAAGAGGCCATCTATCAGGATGCACTCAGCATTCAGCATGTTAGGATGTCTGAGATGCTAATGCATTTGCAACCTGGACACATTCACTCTCATCAGCATACAATGCAATACATTTATGCATCAACTTACTGCTGGCAGGGCGAAAAAGGAGATGGCAAAGACAGAGAAGCAGGATGCGATGGTTTTCCCAATCCAAGTCTGTGGAACCTTATCTCCGTAACCTATTGTCGTGACAGTCACCTTGGGTAtaagacacattacatacaacaAATAAGCCAGGCTTATCTACAGGGAGGGCTTGGTTCACGTCAACTGAATTATCTTGACAGAGACGGATGAGGACTCCTACCACTCCCCACCAGAGCGCGTCAGCGTAGCTGCCAAACTCTGTTGCGCCGCTGCTGTCCACCGCGTCCTTCTCTGCCAGGTACACAAAGtaggaggagaagatgagacCGAGGAAGCCAATGTACAGTGTGGTGATCAGCTCctaggaaaacaaacaaacacacagtcaggacaaaacagacagagaaatgcTCCATTGCTCAACATGACGCATTTATCTGTGGTGTTCTATGTTCAGATGTTACTAAATATAGTAATGAACGGGAGCGTTgtagtgagtaagtgtgtgtgtggtagtgtagttttacattacattacattacatttcatttggctgacgttTTTccaccaaagcgacttacaacatggtaaaacattTAAAGCTTTTAAGAACAATTCCAACAACAATTTATAtaaacacaataagtgcatcaatgagtgtaataagtgcatcaatgagtgtaacaAGTGCATCAACGAGTGCCGAGTTTAAAGCGTTGCGGTCCAACCTGTCGGTGGATGAAGACCACGGAGCCGAGGAGGCGCCAAGTTCCGCCCTGCCTGTCCACGTGCAGCATGCGCAGGATCTGCAGGAAGCGGATCCCCCTGGAGTGAGCACATCCACGGTCACTACGAGTCCCACTGCACTTAGAGCGGGCTGGCTGAggtcagcacagcagcacacttACCGGACTGCAGAGGTCGCAAACACTTGGCCATTGGAGCCCACAGCAAGCACGACGACGGAGGCCAACACCACAATCAGGTCTACGAGCACCAAACAGGAACATGAGGTAGTCATACACTACACTCAACATGCAATGCATTCATTTGTAGCATTACGTTTAATGAGGACATGCTGTGAAAACCATAATGGAGTGATTGGGTTGTACTGCACCGATGATGGAGATGGGTTTCCTGGCAAATCGCAGCCTTCCCAAAACGCCCACATATTTACTCCGGCATCCAGCTGACCAGAGTCTGACCACATACTCCACGCCAAAAAACACCACAAGCACAATTTCCTGCAAGGAAACAAAATGATGTGCCTTTCTGAAAGACTGAGTCTGGGGTAGAGTTTAGAATCAGATAAGACACAATAAGTTCTGTTTGATAATGAAATGCTGAGATGTGTCCTGTGGCGATTTGTTATCAGTGACAGTCAATAATGAACTGCCAACTTGAATTTCAATTAGGACTACCGGTCATGCCCagcaggaggaaaaaaagaaatgatttCGATTGGCAGCATATTTAATGAAATTTCGGGTTTAACAAAGTGTCTTACAAGAATACAACTACAAGATAACAGATGTTTTTCTCCCTTTACTCCTGCAAGGCAAAACCAAAAGAAGTTGGGTATCATCACTGAAGAAAAGTAACACATCTGGAGGCAGAGAAATTAAAATAGACAgctacataaacaaaacaaacagaaccaATATCACAGTGATAATGGAAATGATCTTTcctagatgatgatgataaagCAGTGGAGAGACAGTATTGACAGGAGGTTATGTGAAACCACAGAGAGGCCAACACACCCGCATggccagccaccaccaccaaacaccccccccccccccccccccagctgaaCCGCTCGCTGGAGGTAAACAATGGGGAGCTTGGTGTCTGCTGGCCGGGCCAGGGCCCCACTGGGCACTGAGGACCCTCAGACAAGTATGAGTTATGAGCTTGGCCAGGGAGCCCCTGCGCTGGGTGGTGGGGTGGCCGGGTCCCCCGACACGCAGCCTGGGAAAAGGGGGGAGCCTCGTCTGTGTGAGGGGCAGGCGGGCAGCAAAGGTTAGCTTGTCCAAGTCTCTCCTCGGCACGGCCGGGCGCAACAGGAcctgccctggtgtgtgtggcggcgACGCGGGGTGTGTGTGGCCAGACAAAGCAGCGGACAGATGCAGAACGGGGCGCAGCGACGGAGGGAGGGCAACAGGGACGACTGGTGCCACAGGGCATATAAGGCATGAAAGGCTACACAACACATAACTCCGTCTGTTCCAGCCTCGCCACAGCCACCCGTCCTCAGCGGTGTCGACGCTATCAAGGGGCATCACTGTGTCGCTTATGCAAATGGGGAAAGAACTGGAGCTCCGTTAAATCCAGAAAAAGGAAATGGGGCTAATTTCAATGCTAAAAATGTGAAGCGTCCACCTCATTGGCCCAGTGACATAGTGACCCCACCGGCCAGCTGTCATGACATACAGTCTGAGTGGCCAACAAAGAGGGCGCCTCTGGCCATGagagtggggtggaggggtggggtgtgtgtgtgtgtgtgtgtgtgtgtgtgtgtgtgtgttgggggggcgcACAGGAAATCAAGCAACAGATGCAATGCTTCTCCGGGTTGCCGTGGTAATGTGATTTCCAATCCAACCTGCAGCAGGGCGGACTGGGCAGCAGTCGGTTGACCACAGGGGGTTGCGATGGCAACACAAAGGGAATGGCTGACCAAAAGTAATCAATCTTTTTATGTGCGCCATGAAGGCATGATATTGACATGAGAGattgtataaaaaaaatatgtgttcgGTGTGAGAGATGAACAACAAATTGTAAAGTTCTCTAGTTGTATTCATCTTTTTACTGGCCAACTTATTCTCTTAATTATGAGAGACCTCAAGAATAAAGTACTTAGAGTAATTATCCTGTAAAATGGCTTGACAGACCTGCTGAAATTCAGCCTCTGAAACACTTTCTTTAGCTTCATGGCATTTTAAAAAAGTCTATTTAACGGTAAATAGACTTGGCTGTTGATTGGCAACCGTGTGATTTCCCCTGCCTTTAGCACTTGGAATGTATCAT encodes:
- the kcnq1.1 gene encoding potassium voltage-gated channel subfamily KQT member 1.1 codes for the protein MGRRKSIEDIGIRTVVGQRRVSHLHGLNLNPRMSVYSTTRPVLTRGYVQGRVYNFLERPSGWKCFVYHFTVFLIVLACLILSVLSTIDQYQALAHGTLFWVEIVLVVFFGVEYVVRLWSAGCRSKYVGVLGRLRFARKPISIIDLIVVLASVVVLAVGSNGQVFATSAVRGIRFLQILRMLHVDRQGGTWRLLGSVVFIHRQELITTLYIGFLGLIFSSYFVYLAEKDAVDSSGATEFGSYADALWWGVVTVTTIGYGDKVPQTWIGKTIASCFSVFAISFFALPAGILGSGFALKVQQKQRQKHFNRQIPAAACLIQSSWRCVAVLNHDSPMYKMFVKRRPALPSSAIYSPKPKKTVKIKRKQRSMEKDSPSSPTVPSITYDFDDGRDGSDVYSTQQSDRQSSWTSISSFQFSPPPVKKSSGLLEVHSPPPLQRNSSYPDDQELDADSLLLPVTHVSQMRDSHRAAIRVILRMRYFVAKKKFQQARKPYDVRDVIEQYSQGHLNLMVRIKELQRRLDQSLGKLSLFQTSSERAKDKGTNTIGSRLNRMEDKITRMDQTLGRLADSLNLMLAGMSQQAASSRRGSRQEDRPGPGPGPSVSPHTLSSGPPAHAYEQLSVPPAPPSNEESS